One genomic region from Balaenoptera acutorostrata chromosome 1, mBalAcu1.1, whole genome shotgun sequence encodes:
- the LOC103006756 gene encoding 28S ribosomal protein S24, mitochondrial, with translation MAGRSGALEREKLSVKDGVTHPERREEGSGSGSDLCKDPEVGRAQEGGKKTPVAGVLRAVRTVGLAKLAAPVCCQELRPLVLSWSRELPCVWRALHTSAVCAKNRAARVRVGKGDKPVTYEEAHVPHHIAHRKGWLSLHTGNLAGEDHAAERTVEDIFFRKFMLGTFPGCLADKLVLKRRANQVEICALVLRQLPAHKFYVLVGYSETLLSHFYKCPVHLHLQTVPSKVVYKYI, from the exons ATGGCGGGGAGGTCAGGGGCACTAGAGAGGGAGAAGCTGAGTGTGAAGGATGGAGTCACACacccagagagaagggaagagggctCAGGCAGTGGGAGCGACCTGTGCAAAGACCCGGAAGTGGGAAGGGCGCAGGAGGGCGGGAAGAAGACTCCAGTGGCTGGAGTGCTTAGAGCAGTGAGGACAGTGG gacTTGCCAAGTTGGCGGCGCCCGTCTGCTGTCAGGAGCTCCGGCCACTGGTGCTGTCCTGGAGCCGGGAGCTGCCGTGCGTCTGGCGCGCCCTGCACACCTCCGCGGTCTGCGCCAAGAACCGGGCGGCTCGAGTCCGAGTGGGCAAGGGGGACAAGCCAGTGACCTACGAGGAGGCGCACGTGCCGCACCACATCGCCCATCGCAAGGGCTGGCTGTCGCTGCACACGGGTAACCTGGCTGGGGAGGACCACGCTGCAGAGAGAACAGTGGAAGATATTTTCTTTCGTAAATTTATGCTGGGCACCTTCCCAGGCTGCCTGGCCGACAAGCTTGTTCTAAAGCGCCGGGCTAACCAGGTGGAGATCTGTGCCCTGGTCCTGAGGCAGCTACCTGCACATAAGTTCTACGTCCTTGTGGGCTACAGTGAGACTCTGCTGTCCCACTTTTACAAGTGTCCCGTGCATCTGCACCTCCAAACTGTGCCCTCGAAGGTTGTGTATAAGTATATCTAG